One stretch of Halobacillus litoralis DNA includes these proteins:
- a CDS encoding CidA/LrgA family protein, with product MSKAVTIILQIVGLYMIYLLGTLIQNTFNLFILGSVIGLVILFALLSLKIVPEHWLKQGVGFMIKHLPFFFIPATVGVMSYAYVFEGKGVLLILIGLLSTALVMGISGFVAQWMARRREAAHE from the coding sequence GTGTCAAAAGCAGTCACTATCATTCTGCAAATTGTAGGCTTATATATGATCTATCTACTCGGAACACTCATACAAAACACATTCAATCTATTCATTCTAGGCAGTGTCATCGGACTGGTCATCCTTTTCGCACTTTTATCATTAAAAATAGTTCCCGAACACTGGCTCAAACAAGGCGTTGGTTTCATGATCAAACATCTGCCGTTCTTTTTCATTCCGGCAACGGTCGGGGTCATGAGCTATGCGTACGTTTTTGAAGGGAAAGGGGTTCTTTTAATACTGATCGGTCTGTTGAGTACGGCTTTAGTGATGGGGATCTCAGGCTTCGTCGCTCAGTGGATGGCGAGAAGGAGGGAGGCTGCTCATGAATGA
- a CDS encoding LrgB family protein — translation MNDLLLASVLIILTIVIYQGALFAYRRFRRIYTAPIILSTVTIILLLLLFGFSYDTYMLGGKWIDYLLGPAVVALAFPLYQYRDLLKRMLLPILVGTSVGAFIGVTSGLLLSKWAGFSELIIHSIVPKSVTTPVAMSIAESSGGVMPLAAVFVMIAGIGGVLIHPVVMRYARLTHPLGKGVGMGSASHAIGTATSMERDPLEGSVSTIAMVLSAVIVSVLAPGLTLLFM, via the coding sequence ATGAATGATCTTCTTCTGGCTTCAGTCCTAATCATTCTGACGATCGTTATCTATCAAGGGGCATTGTTCGCTTATCGCAGGTTTCGCCGCATCTATACGGCGCCGATTATCTTGTCGACGGTGACGATTATCCTTCTTTTACTGTTGTTCGGTTTTTCCTATGATACGTATATGCTTGGCGGCAAGTGGATTGATTATTTACTTGGTCCGGCAGTGGTTGCGCTTGCTTTCCCTCTTTATCAGTACCGTGACCTTTTGAAAAGGATGCTCCTGCCGATTTTGGTAGGGACTTCGGTAGGCGCGTTTATTGGCGTGACCTCTGGACTTCTGCTCAGCAAATGGGCAGGGTTCAGTGAATTAATCATCCACTCGATCGTTCCGAAATCGGTAACCACCCCTGTCGCGATGTCGATTGCAGAATCAAGCGGCGGTGTCATGCCACTCGCAGCGGTGTTTGTCATGATTGCAGGCATTGGTGGGGTGCTGATCCACCCTGTGGTGATGCGCTATGCCCGTTTGACCCACCCTCTTGGAAAAGGCGTCGGTATGGGTAGTGCTTCTCATGCAATTGGGACAGCGACGTCGATGGAACGGGATCCACTTGAAGGTTCAGTGAGTACAATTGCGATGGTGTTAAGTGCTGTCATCGTTTCGGTCCTGGCGCCGGGATTAACATTACTATTCATGTGA
- a CDS encoding malate:quinone oxidoreductase yields the protein MSKKYSKTDVILIGAGIMSATLGSLLKELVPDWNIRVFERLGSAGEESSNVWNNAGTGHAALCELNYTNEKPDGSIDMTKAIKVNEQFQVSKQFWSYLVKNNRISNPNDFIMPLPHMSFVQGERNVDFLKKRFNTMVANPLFKDMEFSDDPDKLEKWIPLIMKNRTITEPIAATKIDAGTDVNFGSLTRKMFDYLEKENLEINYKHSVEDIKRAEDGSWEVKVRDLQNNKMEFHKSDFVFIGGGGGSLHLLQKTGIPESKQIGGFPVSGLFMVCNNPEVIAEHRAKVYGKAKVGAPPMSVPHLDTRFIDGKESLLFGPFAGFSPKFLKTGSLLDLITSVQKDNLATMVAAGVKNVSLTKYLIEQVIQSKEKRLEELREFIPTAKAEDWDLVTAGQRVQVIKDTEGGGKGTLQFGTEVVSSADGSIAALLGASPGASTAVSVMVELMGRCFPEQLKEWEPKLKEMIPSYGKELVENPELIREIHATTEETLGLTEEQEESPVNI from the coding sequence ATGAGCAAAAAATACTCGAAGACAGACGTGATTTTAATTGGTGCAGGGATCATGAGTGCGACATTAGGATCTTTGCTTAAAGAATTGGTGCCGGACTGGAACATTCGCGTGTTTGAAAGGCTTGGAAGTGCAGGGGAAGAAAGTTCAAATGTATGGAACAATGCAGGCACAGGCCATGCAGCCCTTTGTGAGCTGAATTACACGAACGAAAAGCCCGACGGCTCGATCGATATGACAAAAGCCATTAAAGTAAATGAACAGTTTCAAGTCTCCAAGCAATTTTGGTCTTATCTCGTGAAAAACAACCGAATTAGTAATCCGAATGACTTTATTATGCCATTGCCTCACATGAGTTTCGTTCAGGGAGAGAGAAACGTTGACTTCCTAAAAAAGCGCTTTAACACCATGGTTGCGAATCCGTTGTTCAAGGACATGGAATTTTCCGATGACCCAGACAAACTGGAAAAGTGGATTCCTCTGATCATGAAGAACCGGACGATTACAGAACCAATTGCAGCAACGAAGATTGATGCAGGAACGGACGTGAACTTCGGTTCGCTGACACGGAAAATGTTCGATTATCTAGAAAAAGAAAATCTCGAAATCAATTATAAGCACAGCGTTGAGGATATCAAACGTGCGGAAGACGGTTCCTGGGAAGTGAAAGTGCGCGATCTTCAGAACAATAAGATGGAATTTCATAAGTCCGATTTTGTCTTCATCGGCGGTGGGGGCGGAAGTCTTCACTTGCTGCAAAAAACGGGTATTCCTGAATCCAAACAAATTGGCGGATTCCCTGTCAGTGGTCTGTTCATGGTGTGCAACAACCCGGAAGTGATTGCCGAACACCGTGCAAAAGTGTACGGCAAAGCGAAAGTCGGTGCCCCACCGATGTCAGTTCCTCACTTGGACACACGTTTTATCGACGGCAAGGAGAGCTTGCTTTTCGGACCTTTCGCCGGCTTCTCACCGAAGTTTTTGAAAACCGGATCGCTGCTTGATTTGATTACATCCGTGCAAAAGGATAACCTTGCGACTATGGTCGCAGCAGGCGTGAAAAACGTTTCTTTGACGAAATATCTGATCGAGCAGGTCATCCAGTCGAAAGAAAAGCGTCTGGAAGAACTACGTGAATTCATCCCTACGGCCAAAGCAGAGGATTGGGATCTCGTCACCGCAGGTCAACGCGTACAGGTCATCAAGGATACCGAGGGTGGAGGGAAAGGGACCCTCCAATTCGGAACCGAAGTTGTCAGTTCTGCAGATGGGTCTATTGCTGCCTTGCTTGGGGCCTCTCCAGGAGCATCGACAGCCGTTTCGGTTATGGTTGAGCTGATGGGGAGATGTTTCCCAGAGCAGCTGAAAGAGTGGGAGCCGAAGCTCAAGGAGATGATTCCTTCTTA